GGTCCTCGGCCGCGACCTGCGCCAGGATCTCCGGGTCCATCTGCTTGATGTGCACGTAGCCGACCCGCTCACCGAAGCGTCGGATCAGATCGAGGTTGTCCCCACCGCCGTACGCGACATGCCCGGTGTCCAGGCAGAGGTTCGTGTAACGGCTGTCCGACTCGTTCAGCAGCCGCTCGATCTCTCCTTGCGTCTGGATGTGGCTGTCGGCGTGCGGATGGACGACCAGCCGTACGTCGTACTCCTCCAGCAGCAGCCTGCCCAGCCGGTCGGCGGCCCGGCCGAACCCGGCCCACTGCTCGGCGGTCAGCTCGGGCGACTCGGTGAAGGCACCCGTCTTCTCGTCCCGGTACATCGGCGGGATGAAGACGAGATGGTGCGCTCCCGCGGCGGCGGTCAGCGCGGCGACCTGCCGGACATGGGCCAGCATCTCGTCCCACGCCCCGGGCCGGTGCAGCGCGCCGAACGCGGTGCCGCCGGAGACCTTGAGCCCCCGGGCGTCCAGTTCGGCCTTCAGCCGCTGCGGGTCGGTGGGGAGATACCCGTACGGGCCGAGTTCCAGCCACTGGTATCCGGCCCGGACGAGCTCGTCGAGGAAACGGGTGTACGACACCTGGTGCTCGTCCTCGGGGAACCAGACGCCCCAGGAGTCGGGGGCGGAGCCGAGGCACAGGTTGCCGACGGTCGTACGCAGCGGGGCTGGCGCCGTTGCCATGGTGAGTGTCCTTCGGGGAGAGGAAGGGGGTGGGCGTGAAGACTGATGCGCTCTACTAGCGCGCTCTAGTTCGAGTACGATGACTCCTGTCCAAATGTCATGTCAATAGGTTGTTGCCGGTAGATTGCGGGGTCCGTGTACAGGCCCCGTGCGGGACGCCCCGTAAGGTGGTCGGCGTCGGAGGGTGGGTTCACACGTGGATGCATCGGGCAGGCAGCGGCCCACGATGGCGGACGTCGCCGAGAAGGCGGGCGTGTCCCGCGCGCTCGTCTCGATCATCTTCCGCAACCAGGCGGGGGCAAGCCGGGAGACGCGGGAGCGGGTCCTGCGCGTGGCCGACGAGATCGGTTACCGGCCCGACAGCGCGGCCCGGCTGCTGGCCCGTGGCCGCAGCCGCACGCTCGGCGTGATGTTCACCGTGCACCAGACCTTCCACACGGACCTCATCACCGGCATCTACCCCGAGGCCGAACGGCTCGGTTACGACGTCCTGCTCTCCGGGGCCACCCACGGCCGCAGCGAGGCCAAGGCGGTCGAGGCGCTGCTCAGCCACCGCTGCGAGGCGGTGATCCTGCTCGGCCCGGACGCCGAACCCGCCTACCTCGCCGAGCTCGGGCAGCGCACGGTCACCGTCTCGATCAGCCGCCGGGTGCCCCAGGCCCATGTCGACTTCGTGCACTCCGCCGAGGGCAAGGGCGTCCGGCAGGCCATGGACCACCTGGTGGAGCTGGGGCACCGCCGGATCGTGCACATCGACGGCGGACGCGGTCCCGGTTCGGCGGAGCGGCGGCGTGCCTACCGTGCCGCGATGCGCCGCCACGGGCTTCAGGCGCACGCACGGGTGATCCCCGGCGAGCACACCGAGGAGTCCGGTGTCGAGACCGGCCGGCTGCTGCTGGCCGAACGCGACGGCGGACAGCCGCTGCCGACGGCGGTCCTCGCCGGCAACGACCGCTGCGCGATGGGGCTGCTGATGGCCCTGACCAGGGCGGGCGTCGAGGTCCCGCGCGACCTGTCCGTCGTCGGCTACGACGACAGTCACCTCTCCCACCTGATGCCGCTCGGCCTGACCACCGTCCGCCAGGACGCGTTCCTCATGGCCGAGCACGCGGTCCGCTTCGTCGTCGAACGGCTGGAGAACGGGGAACTGCCGCCGAGGGAGGCCGTGCTGGACCCCAAACTGGTGGTGCGGGGAACGAGCGGGCCCGCCCCGGCGGAGGGCACCCCCTAGCGCGTCCCCTTCTTCGCGAATTCGGCGACACTGTCGACGTTGTCCTTCGTGACGAAGGCCGGCCCGGTGAGCACGGGAGCGGTGCCGCCGCCGCTGAAGTTGCCGTTCGTCTTGTAGAGCCACAGCGCGTCGACGGAGAGGTAGCCCTGGAGGTAGGGCTGCTGGTCGACGGCGAACTGGATGTCGCCGCCTTGGATGGCGCCGACGAGGTCCTTGTTGAGGTCGAAGGTGGCGACCTTGGCCTTGCTGCCCGCGTCCTTGACCGACTGCACGGCGGTCATGGCGATCGGCGCGCCCAGCGTGACCACCTGGTCGATGCCGGCTTCCTTCTGGAGCTTGGCCGTCAGCGTCGACTTCACGGAGGGCATGTCGGTGCCGTTGACGTACAGATTCTCCGTCGTGCCCTTGAAGCCCTTCTTCAGACCGGCGCAGCGCGCCTCCAGCGCCACCTGGCCCTGCTCCTGGATCACGCAGACGGCGTGCTTGGCGCCCTGCTGGTTGAGGCGCTCGCCGAAGGCCTGGCCGGCGATGTTCTCGTCCTGGCCGAAGTACTCGAGCATGCCGAGTTCCTGCCAGTTGTCCAGGCCGGAGTTGAAGCCGACGACGGGGATGCCGGCCGCCTTGGCCTTGGCCACGACCGCCTTCATCGCGTCCGGCTTGGCGGCGGTCAGCGCGATGCCGTCGACCTTCTGGTCGATGGCGTTCTGCACCAGGTTGGCCTGGTTTCCGGCGACGGGGTCGCTGGAGTAGACGAGCTTGATGTTGTCCTTCGCGGCGGCGGCCTGGGCGCCCTTGCGGATCAGGTCCCAGAAGGTGTCGCCGGGTGCCGCGTGCGTGACCATGGCGACGGTCATCCGCGGGGTGGTGGCCTTGCCCGCGGCGGCGTCGGTGCCGCCGGTCTCGGACTGCTTCCCGCCGGAGCCGCTGGAACAGCTGGCGGCGAGCAGCGCGCCCACGAGGACGGCGGTGGTCAGGGCGGCGGATCTGTGGTGTCTGCGCATGTCGGGTGCACCTCGGTGTGCTGGGGGGAACGGGTCGTGCCCGGTCCGGGGAGGCAGCTGGAGCGCGTCACTAGCGCGCTCTAGTGGCAGGTACTATGCGGGCGCCTTCGGGTGATGTCAACAGCTTTGTCAGGACGTTCCAACAAACAGGACGTTCCAACAAAACAGGGCCGCCCGCACACACCGGCAGTGCACGGCGTGTGCGGGCGGCCCCGCGGGGCGGACGGTCGCTGACCGTCCGGTCGGTCCCGCTCAGCTCTCCGGTCTGCTGATGTTGACCATCCACGGGACACCGAAACGGTCCGTGCACATGCCGAACACGTCGCCCCACATCTGCTTCTCCAGCGGTACCGACACCGAGCCGCCCTCGGACAGCTTCTCCCAGTAGCCCGTCAGCTCGGCGTCGTCGTCACCGCTCAGGCTCACCGAGAAGGGCTGGCCGGGCGCGGACTCCATACCCGGCGGGTTGTCGGCGCCCATCAGGGTGAAGCCGCTGGGGGTCTCCAGCATGCCGTGCATGATCTTGTCGGCGTTCGGGGCTTCCGCCTGGCCGAAGTCGCCGTAGGTGTTGAGGGTCAGGGTGCCGCCGAAGACCTCCTTGTAGAACTCCATCGCCTGCCGGGCGTCGCCGTTGAAGGACAGGTACGGGTTGAGACGCGCGACCATGAGAACCTCCGTGAAGGGGCCGAGGGCCAGGTGCGCGCAGCGTAACGCCGGGCACGGAGAACGGCTCGCCGGGCGGCGCCGTGCCGCAGCGCCCCGCTGCGACGGCGGCGCCGCCAACCGCGCTGTTAGCGTGGCCCCTTGAACAGAGGGGGAGGACAGCGTTCATGACAACGACCACCTTCCGCATCGGCGGGGACCTGGACGTACGCCGGCTCGGTTTCGGAGCCATGCATCTGCCGACCGAGCCCGGCCCCGCGCGCGAGAACGCCCTCGCGGTCGCCCGGCGGGCGGTGGAGCTGGGCGTCACATTGATCGACACGGCCCACATGTACGGCTGGGGAGCGAACGAGGAACTCCTCGCCGACGCCTTGCACCCCTATCCGGAGGGGCTGCTGATCACGACCAAGGTCGGTGTCGCGCGCATCGAGGGCGAGTGGAGGCTCGACGGGCGGCCCGACACCCTGCGTGACCAGGTCGAGCAGGCCCTGCGCCGGCTGCGCGTCGAGCGCATCGAGCTGCTCCAGCTGCACCGCATCGACCCCGAGACTCCGCTCGCCGACCAGCTCGGCACGCTGCGGGAGCTCCAGGCCGAGGGCCTGGTCGGCAGGATCGGGCTGTCGGAGGTCACCGTCGCCGAGCTGGCGCAGGCCCGGCAGATCGTCGACATCGTCAGCGTGCAGAACCGCTACAGCCTGCTCGACCGTGAGCACGAGCCGGTGCTCGACGCCTGTGCGGCGGCCGGAATCGCCTTCCTGCCGTGGCGGCCCGTCGCCTGGGGGAAGGCGGGGGCCGAGTCGGAGATCGCGGCCGTGGCGGCCGACCTCGGTGCCACGCCCACACAGGTGGCGCTCGCCTGGCTCCTCCACCGCTCGCCGGTCGTCCTGCCGATTCCCGGCACGGCCCGCGTCGAGCACCTGGAGGAGAACCTCGCCGCGGCGGACCTCGACCTGACGCCTGCCCACCGCGACCGCCTCGACCGGCTGGCCGGGGAGTGGGGGCCGCATCGGGAGCGGAGTGAGACGGGGCCTCGCACGTGAGAGGGCCCCGCGGGAGGGAGCCCGCTGGAGGGGGACCCACGGAAGGGGACCCCGCGAAAGGGGACCCCGCGAAAGGGGCCCCGAGAAAGGGGCCCCACGGAAGGGGCCCCACGAAGGCTCAGGCCTCGTCGGACGACCCGCTGTTCCAGTCGTACGGGCCACCGCCGCGCCACTCGATCAGCTCGGTGTCGTCGACGGCCGTGTCGGTGGTGGGCAGGCCCTCGCGGTGCAGCAGGTCCAGCACGTCGAAGAGGCTGTAGGCGACGCCCATGCGCTCGCCGTGGATGGTCACCAGCCGTCCGCCGTCCGACGCGGGCGGCTGCACGACCACAGGGGGTTGACCGTCCATAGCCCCACCATGCTCCCGAAACCGCCGGTTCGCAGCTCGGCCGGGCCCATAAGGGGTCCTTGAGCGGGACTGGGACGAGCCGGTCCGGCCCTCGGCCCGAGCCCCCCGGCGCCGGGGGGCTCTGTGCGCCGGTGACAAGGCAAGCTCCGGAAACTGAGTTCTCATCAGCACCCCCTGAGCGCACTCCTGCCCCAGCTCTAGCGTCCGTGGCATGGACATGAACCGTAGGACCAGAGGGAAGTGGCGCGGTGCCGCACTGGCGGTGCTGCTGACCGCCGGGACGCTCACGACCGCCGCTCCGGGCGCCCGGGCCGACGGGGCGCGGACTGAGACGCCGGTCGCGTCGACGTCGCCGGTGACCGGGGTGACGGAGTCGGTGGTGCGGGTGAGGGCGCCGCTGCCGGAGTCGGCCGGGCCGCGTCCGGCCGCCTGCGACTGGCTGTCGTACCTGCGCTACCGCTCCGCCGACGGGCCGGCCGCCTCGGCCGACGCGGACCGGATCCTCGTCGCCCAGCCCGGCATCCTGGAAGGAGCCGGGGCGTTCGACAGCGTGGCCCGCAACACCGTGGCGCGAGCCGCCGAGCAGGGACTGCACATCGAGTTCTGGGCGCTGGACCGGCGCTCCAACTGCCTGGAGGACCGTACCGGCATCGCCTCCGGCGACCAGCACACCGCCGTCGACTACTACTACCGCGGCAAGCAGGTCGACGGCCGGACCTTCGGCGGCTTCGCCGGCAACGAGAAGCTGGGCTGGATGGCGAAGCTCGGCATCGAGCAGACCGTACGGGACCAGTACGACCTGCTCACCGCCGAGTTGCCGGACCAGACGCAGCGCAAGCGGAAGGTGCTGTGCGGCGGGCACTCGCTGGGCGGTGTGATCACCGGGTACTTCGCCGCCGCCGACTTCGACGGCGACCGGGCCACCACGGCCGACGCCGGCTACAACCAGTGCGCCGGCTACTTCGCCCTCGACACGACCGTCTCCACCTCGCTGGCCGACCTCAGCGGCAGCCTGCCGGACGACACCAACCTGCCCGACATCGGCCTCGGTTACGGCGTGGTGCAGGCCGGGCTCGACAGCGGGGTGCTGCCGCGCACGCTGTCCGCGCCGGTGCTGCTCAATCCCGAGACCATGACGCTGCTCGGCATTGCGGGGATGGGCGCCCTCAAGGCCCCGGACGCCGAAGCGAGCCTGCCGGGCTACCTGCCCTCCAACCTCAACATCGAGGCCACCCACCGCGTCCTGTTCTCCAAGGACACCGCAGCCTTCCTCGCCGGCAAGCCCGCCGTGAAGGACTTCCGGCTCACCAACGGGGCGGTGCTCGGGGCGCTGCTGGACGACAACTCCGTACCGCTGGCGTTCCTCCAGACCAGCGTCGGCTTCTTCGACGGCGGGCCGATCGCCGACAAGCGCTTCCCCGTGGCCAACGGCGGGGCGCAGCAGCCCGGGCTGTACGGCACCGCGTACAAGGCCATCCCGGACCGGCCGCAGGGACCGCTCTACACCTGGCGCAACTACGACCGCGTCGGCGACCCCGACGACCCCGGCTACCGCTCGGCCGACGGCACGCCGTTCACCGGCCCCGGCGAGGAGGTCACCGACATCCGGCAACTGGCCCGCAGCCTGGCCGAGCAGCCGCTGGACTTCACCGAGCAGTACTTCCCGACCAAGCTGGTGACGGACATCCAGATGGCCGGCTCGCCACAGGTCAAGAAGCTCGTCGTGCATCCCGACGGGCTCAAGGCCAACCCGGTCCTCACCGTCCTCGCCGGCGAGGGCCTGCTGGCCGGCCGGGTCCCACCCGAGCTCCGCCCCGTCATCGCCGACGGCTACCAGCACCTCGACGTACTGACCGCCGCGCCGACTCAGAACAACGGCCGACCCGAGCCGGTCTCCACCAGCCTCGCCGGGTTCGCGCGGTCGCCGCGCTGACCCTCCGCGTACGCACACAAGGGGCCCGGGAGGAGATCCTCCCGGGCCCTTCGGTGTGCTGCCGGGCTCAGAGCCTGCCCGCGGCGAACGTCGCCGCTGCGTCCGCGTCGTCGCGGTAGCCCAGGTGTGCTCCGACATCGCCGCCGCCGCTCTCGCAGACGGGGTCGCCCTTGGCGCAGATGTCCAGGGTGCGGCTCTGGTACGTGCCGGTGACGCTCTTGCCGATGGCTCGGATCGGGTTGCCGAACAGCAGCACCGCGGCGACCTTCGGCTCGACCGCCGTGGGCAGCGTGGCCACGATCGGGCTGCCGACCACCGCGCCCGCGCTGCTGATGCCGATCGAGTTGTCGACGACGTTCGCGCCCTGCGAATAGCCGACGAGAACGAACCGCTGATTCGGGCAGGCGGCGGCCTGGCTCTTCACATGGTTCACCAGGTCCGCGTTGCCCTGTGCGGCAGACGTCGGGGAAAGGTTTGCGGGATAGTTCACCGCGTAGCTGGAGAGGCTCTTGCCCGCCGCTTTCTTCTGCAGTGCGGAATACACCGGGTCGCCGACGATGAAACCGAGCGTGCCCGGCTCGAAGGTGCCGCGCGCCGCGACGACTTCGACGTCCGAGCAGGCCGCGGCCGCAGCCGGTGGAGCCGAGAGGGTGGCAAGTCCGGCCCCGCCGGCCAGCGAGAGCGCGGCGAGAGACAAGCGGATACGCATGGGGAATCCTCCGCGGGTGAGGCGCATCGAGCGCCTGCGAAAAAGGACGGCCCGAACGTATTCGCTTTCCCTGACCAGGTGTTATGGACTGGATTATGGAATCGCCGCTGTTTTTTGTCGCCGATTGAGTACTGGGATTCAGTTCTGTGGTGTGCTCAGTGACTCCGCGCGCAGCGCGAGAATCAGGTCGAGGCGGGTTTCCGGATCGTGCAGGGCGTCGCCGAACAGCTTCTCCAGCTGCCGCAGGCGGTAGCGGACCGTCTGCGGGTGGATGTGCAGCCGCACCGCGACGTCCGGCACGTTGCTGCCGCTGAGCAGCCACGCCAGCAGTGTCTCGGCGAGCCGGTCGCGCTGCCCGGCCGAGACCGTGTCGAGGGGCGCGAGGACCCGCTCCTGGAGCCGTTCGAGCAGCGGCTCGTCGCCGTACAGCAGCAGGGTCGACAGATGGTCGGCGCACCGCACCACACCCTGGCGGGGGAGGACCCCGCGTCCCATCAGCCCGAGCGCCCGGGTGGCGATGCGCAGTGACTGCGCGGCGTCGGTGACCGCGACCGTCGGGCCGATCGCGGCGGGCCGGCCGCGCAGCGCGAGCGTGAACGCCCGGCCGAAGCGACCGGAGCCGTCCGGGTCGGGCACCAGCATGCGCGGCGGCCGGGACTGAATGTCCACCAGCGCGCCCGCCGCTGCCAGCGGCCGGTCCTCCTCCCGCCGGTCCGGCGCCGCCGCGAGCGCCACGACGGCGACCGTCCGGGGCACCGGCCAGCGCGCGCTGTGCGCCAGGTCCTGCACGGCCTCCAGCGCCACCGGCCCGTCCTCCAGCAGCAGGTCCAGCAGCCGCCTGCGGCGCCGCTCCAGCTCGTCCGAGCTGCGCAGCTGCGCCTCCGCGTAGCCGGCCGCGGCCGCCTGCGCGACCTCGTGCACGGTCCGGAAGGCGAGCTCGCCGAGCGCCGCCACGACCGTGGAGTCCAGGCCGAGTTCCTCCGCCGTTTGACCCATCAGCCGCCAGGCGTGCAGCCCCCCGACCCGCAGTGCGGACTGCAACGCGTCCAGGCTGCGGCCCTCCAGGGCCTCGCCGCGCCCGAGTTCGTAGTACGTCGCCGCGAGCGCGCCTCCGTCGTCGCGCGGTTCGGCGATGTGGTCGACGAACAGGGTCAGCGCCTGCACCACACCGGCCCGCAGGTTCCTGCCGTACGCCCCGTCGGCGGGCCGCGCGTACTCGGGAACCTGACGGCGTACCTCCTCCTCCACCTGGTCGGCGACGGCCGCGAGCTGGGCGCGCAGCAGCTCCGCCAGCTCGGGCGGCATCGGTGGCATACCGGGGCGGTCCGGCACGCCGTGCTGGGCGGGCACAGCCATCACGGGCACTCCTTTCGGCCGGAAGCGGCTCACCCGCGGACTGTAACCGCTGGGACGAGGGGGAAGTCCTGTGTTGGACGGACGACCCCTGCGCTCCGTTCCGTGCCCCGACGGCACCCCCGTCACTCCGGCACGCCCAGCGCACGGGCGAGGACTGGCCACGAAGCTGTGAACTCAGGCTTCCAGTGGGCCCAGTCGTGTCCCCCTCCCCGATAGAAGTGCGTGGTCGCCTGGATACCCATGAGGGACAGCGTGCGGGCGAAGCCCTGGGCCGAGGGCCACAGGGCGCTTTCCAGAACCCCGGGCAGCGGATCGCCGCCGCTGCCGCCGCCCACTCCGCTGCCCTGCGAGACGTACAGGGCGGTGCCGCGCAACCCCGTTGCGCGGGCCCGCGGGTTGAAGTCCCGCCAGGTCAGCAGGTTCAGCAGCGGATGACCCCACAGGGACGCGGCCGGCAGGTTCTCGCGGGCCACGATGGCGTCCATGATGGCGGGAACGCCGGGCGCGGTGGTGTCGAGGATGCCGCTGTAGGAGGCCGCGGCCTTGAACGCCCCGGGGTGGCGGGCCGCGTGCGCCATCGCGCCGTAACCGCCGGTGGAGACCCCGGCGACCGCCCGTACGCCGGAGGCCCGGTAGTCCCGGGCGAGCAGCGCCGGCACCTCCCGCACCTGGAACGTCTCGTAGTCGGGCCCGCCGCGCCAGACGCTGGGGATGCCGGTGGGGCCCGCGTCCGGCATCGCCACGATCAGGTCGCGGCCCTCGGTGAAGGCCTCGATGTCGGTCTCCCGGGTCCAGGACGTGTAGTCGTCGTGGGCGCCGTGCAGCAGATACAGCACGGGATACGTCCGCTCCGGCCGCGTAGCGAAGTCCGACGGCAGGATCAGCCGGACCGGCGCGCTGCGGCCGAGCGCGGCGGAGGGCACGGACACGTCCAGCGTGCGCGGCCCGAGCCGGGTGGCGGCCCCGGCACGGGCCGTGCCGCTCGCGGCCCCGAACAGGACGGCGAGGCCGGCGGCGGCCGTCGCTCTGGCGACGGTGCGCCGGGACACTCCGGCAGCGGGCTTCGGCGGCAGATCGGGCATGGCGGCTCCTCGGGTTGCGGTTCAGGGGGCCCGTTCGGCGAGCACCCGGCTCAGGTGGGCGGCGATCTCGTCGACGTGCGGCGGATCGAGCAGCGACAGATGGTGACCGGGCACCGGCACGATCTCCAGGCGCGGGCACACCTCGTCCCAGCCCAGCGCCACGTCGTCCCGTTCGTACGCCGGGTCGCGCACGGTGTGGGGCGCGGGCTCGGTGGCCCGGTACAGGACGACCGGCCCGTCGTAGCCGCCGGGCCGGTGCGACTCCCCGATGCCCATGTCCAGGTAGGAGGCGCGCTGGTGCTCCAGCGCGGCGGGCGGCACCTCGGCGGCATCGCGCAGCGCCCGCAGCACCATGTCGATGCGGTCCCGGTCGTCGTCCATGGCCACGAGCTCGTCGTACGGCAACTCCAGCCGCACCCCGTAGGCGTCGGCGACGTGGCCGGCGAAGCCCTCGAAGTGTGCCCGGATCCGGTCGGCGCGTGTGAGGCCGGGCCGGGGGAGGGGGCGTACGGAGTCGATGAGCACGACCAGCGGCACCTGCCGTCCGGCGGCGGTCAGCTGCCGCGCGGTCTCCTGGGCGACGAAGCCGCCGAAGGACCAGCCGCCCAGCAGGCAGGGCCCCTCGGGATGGGCGGCGTCGATCGCCTCGGCGTAACGGCGTGCTTTCTCCGGCACGGTCCGGGCCTCCTCGATCCGCTCCAGCCCGTACACCGGCCGGTCCTCGCCGAGCCGTTCGGCGAGCGTCCGGTAGACGGTGACCGGGCCGCCGGCGGCGTGGGCGAGGAACAGCGGGGGCCGGGAACCGGTGGCGCGCAGCGGGCGCAGCGGGGTGTCCTCGCGAGGGAGGGCGTGCTGGATCCGGGCGGCGGCGTCCTCGACGGTGGCGGCGGCGAACAGCTCGCGCAGCGGGAGTTCGATGCCGAACTCGCGCTCCACGGCCGTGCGGACACGGACGGCCATCAGCGAGTCGAGACCCAGATCGGCCAGGGCGGTGCCCGGGGTGACACGGGTGGGCGGGTGGCCGGTGACGGCGGCGATGTGGTGGATCAGCCGGGCCAGGACCGACGGCGGTTCTGCCACGTCGGCGGGAGGTTCCTCCGGCTCCGGCTCCGGCACCGGCTCGGTGCGGGCCCGCCCGTCCGTCCACCAGTGCCGTACGTGCCGCCACCGGGGCACCGGCAGGTCGACGACCCGGCCGGGCGGCACGGGCAGCCGCTGGCCCGCCACGTACAGGGCGCCCAGCTGCCCGGCGAACGCCTCGGCCCCGTCGGCGTCCCGGCGCAGGGTGGCCAGGGCGAGGGCGTCGGGCACGGTGTCGGCGACGGCTCCGGTCAGCACCGGGTGGGGCGAGATCTCGACGAACGCCGTGTGGCCGTCGGCCGCGGCCGACGCGAGCGCCCGGTCCAGGCGGACGGGCCGCCTGAGGTTGGCCGCCCAGTGGGCCGCGTCGAACACGCAGTCGCCGCGCGGGTCGTCGAGGACGGTGGAGTACACCGGGACACGCGGCCGCCCGCCCCGGATGCCGGACAGCGCGTCGGCGAGCTCCGGCAGCAGCGGGTCCACCTGGGGCGAATGCCCGGCGCCGACGACCCGCATGGCCCGGGCCGCCCGGCCCTGCCCCTCCAGCCGGCGCACGAGCCCGGCCACCGCCGCCTCCTCGCCCGTGACGACCTTCTGCCGGGGAGAGGAATGCACGGCGACATGCACACCCGGGAAGTCCCGCTCCAGGGACTCCAGTTCGGCGTCGTCCAGGTCCACCACGGCCATCGCGCCGCCGCTCAGCCCGCTCAGCAGCCGGGCCCGTACGGCGATGACACGCGCCCCGTCCGCCACGTCCAGCGCGCCCGCGCACACCGCCGCAGCGACCTCGCCCATGGAGTGGCCGATCACGGCGGCGGGCTCGGCCCCGTACGAACGCCACAGCTCGGCGAGTGCCAGCTGAAGGCCGAACAGCACGGGCTGGGCGACGTCCAGGCGGTCGAGGCCGGCCCCGGAGGACAGGTGGTCGTACAGGGACAGACCGCACTCCGGGGCGAGTTGCGGGTCGAGTTTCTCGACCGCGGCGGCGAACGCGGGTTCCTCGGCCAGCAGCCTGCGCCCCATGCCCGGCCACTGGCTGCCGTAACCGGAGAAGACCCACACCGCGCCGCGCCCCACCCGGTCGCGGTCACCGGTCGCCACCCGCGCGTCCGGGCGTCCCGCCGCCAACGCGCCGAGGGCATCGCGGAGTTCGGCGCGGTCCCGGGCCACCACGGCGGCGCGTACGGGACCGCGGCCGGTGCGCCCGGCCAGGGTCCGGGCCACGTCGGCGGGGTGCGCGGTGCTCTCGCGCAGCCAGTCGGCGAGCCTGCCCGCAGTGTCGCGGACGCGCCCGGCGTCGAGGTCGGACAGCACATACAGACGGGCGACGGGCTCCTCGGCCTGCCGTACGGGGACCAGGCCGGGCGGTCCCTCCTCCAGCACCACATGCGCGTTGGTGCCGCCGAAGCCGAACCCGGAGACGCCCGCGAGGGCGGTGCCGCCGTAGCGGGGCCAGGGCTCCGGCTCGGTCACCAGCCGCAGCCGCTCATCGGCGAGGGACGTCCCCTCCGCGCAGTGCAGGGACGGCGGAATGCTGTCGTGGTGCAGGGCCAGGACGGTCTTGACCAGGCCCGCGATGCCCGCGGCGGACTCCAGGTGCCCCAGGTTGCCCTTGACGGAACCCAGCAGCAGCGGCTGGTCCGGGTCGCGGCCCGCGCCGAGCACCGCGCCCAGCGCGCCCGCCTCGATCGGGTCGCCCAGCGGGGTGCCGGTGCCGTGCGCCTCCACGTAGTCGACCTGCGCCGCGGCGAGCCCCGCCCGCCCGTACGCGCTCTCCAGCAGCGCTTGCTGGGCGGCCGGGTTGGGCGCCATCAGGCCGTTCGAGCGGCCGTCGGAGTTGACGGCGGTCGCCCGGATGACGGCCAGCACGCGGTCGCCGTCCCGCTCGGCGTCGGACAGCCGCTTCAGGATCACGGCCGCGCAGCCCTCGCCGCGCCCGATGCCGTCGGCCGCCGCCGAGAACGGCTTGCACCGCCCGTCCGGTGCGAGCGCGCCCGCTCTGCGGAAGGCGACGGTGACGGCCGGCGACAGCAGCAGGTTGACCCCGGCGGCGATCGCCGTGTCGCTCTCGCCCGAGCGCAGGCTGACGCAGGCGTGGTGCACGGCGACCAGCGAGGACGAGCAGGCCGTGTCGACGGCGAGGCTCGGCCCCCGGGTGTCCAGGACGTAGGCGAGCCGTCCGGCGGTCACGCTCAGGGCGCCCCCGGCCGGAGCCCAGGGATCGACGGCGGCCGGATCGGCGCCGGTGAGCTGCCCGTAGTCGGGGGCCGACACCCCGACGAACACCCCGGTGGCGGTGCCCGCCAGGGACCCGGCCGGGACGGCGGCGTGGTCGAGCGCCTCGTGGACGACCTCCAGCAGGATCCGCTGCTGGGGATCCATCACCGCCGCCTCGCGCGGGGTGATGCGGAAGAAGTCCGCGTCGAACCCGGCGATGTCGTCGAGATAGCCGCCGTACGGATGCGCGTCGGCCGGCGGGAAGTCGGTGAAGTCGCGCCAGCGGTCCTCCGGGACACGCCGGATCGCGTCGACGCCCTCGCTCAGCAGCCGCCAGTAGCCGTCCGGGCCGTGCACCCCGCCGGGCAGCCGGCAGCCGACCCCGACGACGGCGAGCGGCTCGGTCGTCCCG
The genomic region above belongs to Streptomyces coeruleorubidus and contains:
- a CDS encoding TIM barrel protein, producing MATAPAPLRTTVGNLCLGSAPDSWGVWFPEDEHQVSYTRFLDELVRAGYQWLELGPYGYLPTDPQRLKAELDARGLKVSGGTAFGALHRPGAWDEMLAHVRQVAALTAAAGAHHLVFIPPMYRDEKTGAFTESPELTAEQWAGFGRAADRLGRLLLEEYDVRLVVHPHADSHIQTQGEIERLLNESDSRYTNLCLDTGHVAYGGGDNLDLIRRFGERVGYVHIKQMDPEILAQVAAEDLSFGEAVKRGVCVSPPAGVPDPADVVGELAKLDAELFVIVEQDLYPCAPEVPLPIAVSTREHLAGCGLSGTRRPNIDR
- a CDS encoding VOC family protein, translating into MVARLNPYLSFNGDARQAMEFYKEVFGGTLTLNTYGDFGQAEAPNADKIMHGMLETPSGFTLMGADNPPGMESAPGQPFSVSLSGDDDAELTGYWEKLSEGGSVSVPLEKQMWGDVFGMCTDRFGVPWMVNISRPES
- a CDS encoding LacI family DNA-binding transcriptional regulator — protein: MADVAEKAGVSRALVSIIFRNQAGASRETRERVLRVADEIGYRPDSAARLLARGRSRTLGVMFTVHQTFHTDLITGIYPEAERLGYDVLLSGATHGRSEAKAVEALLSHRCEAVILLGPDAEPAYLAELGQRTVTVSISRRVPQAHVDFVHSAEGKGVRQAMDHLVELGHRRIVHIDGGRGPGSAERRRAYRAAMRRHGLQAHARVIPGEHTEESGVETGRLLLAERDGGQPLPTAVLAGNDRCAMGLLMALTRAGVEVPRDLSVVGYDDSHLSHLMPLGLTTVRQDAFLMAEHAVRFVVERLENGELPPREAVLDPKLVVRGTSGPAPAEGTP
- a CDS encoding substrate-binding domain-containing protein, producing the protein MRRHHRSAALTTAVLVGALLAASCSSGSGGKQSETGGTDAAAGKATTPRMTVAMVTHAAPGDTFWDLIRKGAQAAAAKDNIKLVYSSDPVAGNQANLVQNAIDQKVDGIALTAAKPDAMKAVVAKAKAAGIPVVGFNSGLDNWQELGMLEYFGQDENIAGQAFGERLNQQGAKHAVCVIQEQGQVALEARCAGLKKGFKGTTENLYVNGTDMPSVKSTLTAKLQKEAGIDQVVTLGAPIAMTAVQSVKDAGSKAKVATFDLNKDLVGAIQGGDIQFAVDQQPYLQGYLSVDALWLYKTNGNFSGGGTAPVLTGPAFVTKDNVDSVAEFAKKGTR
- a CDS encoding cutinase family protein codes for the protein MRIRLSLAALSLAGGAGLATLSAPPAAAAACSDVEVVAARGTFEPGTLGFIVGDPVYSALQKKAAGKSLSSYAVNYPANLSPTSAAQGNADLVNHVKSQAAACPNQRFVLVGYSQGANVVDNSIGISSAGAVVGSPIVATLPTAVEPKVAAVLLFGNPIRAIGKSVTGTYQSRTLDICAKGDPVCESGGGDVGAHLGYRDDADAAATFAAGRL
- a CDS encoding aldo/keto reductase — translated: MTTTTFRIGGDLDVRRLGFGAMHLPTEPGPARENALAVARRAVELGVTLIDTAHMYGWGANEELLADALHPYPEGLLITTKVGVARIEGEWRLDGRPDTLRDQVEQALRRLRVERIELLQLHRIDPETPLADQLGTLRELQAEGLVGRIGLSEVTVAELAQARQIVDIVSVQNRYSLLDREHEPVLDACAAAGIAFLPWRPVAWGKAGAESEIAAVAADLGATPTQVALAWLLHRSPVVLPIPGTARVEHLEENLAAADLDLTPAHRDRLDRLAGEWGPHRERSETGPRT